From a single Vibrio toranzoniae genomic region:
- a CDS encoding oxidative stress defense protein: MKFAPKMLVTSLTLTAALSAVSFPSLANSPSFPHISTTGYGEVVATPNMATFSVRVVESTMTAEQAKKTVDKVVTGFLNKLHHAGVKEESVHSSNLYLSPQYHYPKDGKPELVGYRASRNVTVQVNDLANLNEYMDIAIGQGINQIDNIQLQVRDEAKYQEQARLEAIKDARLKAKSLASGFERELGDVWRVDYNAQSSQPVLMRSMAMDARTESNSYEDSTITIRDRVNVIYQLEE, from the coding sequence ATGAAGTTTGCACCAAAGATGTTAGTAACGTCTCTTACTCTTACTGCAGCGTTGAGTGCTGTGAGTTTTCCTTCATTGGCAAACTCTCCCTCTTTTCCGCATATTTCAACGACGGGCTATGGTGAAGTAGTTGCGACACCTAATATGGCAACATTTTCTGTTAGAGTCGTAGAATCGACGATGACGGCCGAACAGGCAAAAAAAACCGTTGATAAAGTTGTAACGGGTTTCCTCAACAAGCTGCATCACGCTGGCGTCAAGGAAGAGAGTGTACACAGCTCTAATCTCTACCTGTCTCCTCAATACCATTACCCTAAAGATGGCAAGCCTGAGCTAGTTGGCTATAGAGCTTCACGTAACGTGACGGTTCAAGTGAACGATTTAGCTAACTTAAATGAGTACATGGATATTGCTATTGGGCAGGGTATTAATCAGATCGATAATATTCAGCTTCAGGTTCGTGACGAAGCTAAGTACCAAGAACAAGCGCGCTTAGAAGCAATTAAAGATGCAAGGTTGAAAGCTAAGTCGCTAGCGAGTGGTTTTGAACGTGAGTTAGGTGATGTATGGCGTGTAGATTACAACGCACAATCTTCTCAGCCCGTACTGATGCGCTCAATGGCGATGGATGCGAGAACAGAGTCGAACTCTTATGAAGATTCAACGATCACTATTCGCGATCGTGTTAATGTGATCTATCAACTAGAAGAATAG
- a CDS encoding LysR family transcriptional regulator ArgP, which translates to MRGLDYKWIEALDAVVKQRSFERAAEQLYISQSAVSQRIKQLEKWLAQPALVRENPPRPTPAGKKLLGLYRRVRLLEHELVPELMNEDGNHPLSISIATNADSLATWLLPALSDVMRSRQVELNLAIHGEARTIDKIKSGEVAGAISLESQAIPGCSADYLGRMDYVCVASPDFHQRYFSEGVNYATLSKAPAVSYDQYDDLHKKFLHDHFNVPRDSVINHTVGSSEAFVRLGLSGVAYCLIPRLQIIDELESGTLIDITPGFLLSYRIYWHHWQLESGVLKEISQAILSYAHNHLPQ; encoded by the coding sequence ATGCGTGGATTAGATTATAAGTGGATAGAAGCACTGGATGCTGTGGTGAAACAACGTAGCTTCGAAAGGGCTGCGGAGCAGTTATATATCTCCCAGTCTGCGGTGTCTCAACGTATCAAACAACTGGAAAAGTGGCTAGCTCAACCTGCTTTGGTGAGAGAAAACCCGCCAAGGCCAACCCCTGCGGGTAAAAAGTTATTGGGTTTGTATCGCCGGGTTCGTTTGTTAGAGCACGAACTTGTCCCTGAATTAATGAATGAAGATGGTAATCATCCTCTTTCTATATCGATAGCAACCAACGCAGATAGTTTGGCGACATGGCTGTTACCAGCATTATCGGATGTGATGAGGTCTCGCCAAGTGGAACTGAACCTCGCGATTCATGGTGAGGCGAGAACCATTGATAAGATAAAAAGTGGTGAGGTTGCCGGCGCGATCAGTTTGGAGTCTCAAGCGATTCCAGGCTGCAGTGCTGATTATCTCGGCAGAATGGATTATGTATGTGTGGCGAGCCCTGACTTCCATCAGCGCTATTTTTCTGAGGGCGTAAACTACGCCACATTAAGCAAGGCACCAGCGGTCTCTTATGACCAATATGATGACCTGCATAAGAAGTTTCTTCATGACCATTTTAACGTACCAAGAGACAGTGTGATCAATCATACAGTAGGTAGCTCAGAAGCGTTTGTACGTTTGGGTTTATCAGGTGTTGCCTACTGTTTGATCCCTCGATTGCAGATCATTGATGAGTTAGAGTCTGGGACATTGATTGATATCACGCCTGGTTTTCTGCTGTCTTATCGCATCTACTGGCACCACTGGCAGCTTGAAAGTGGGGTACTCAAAGAGATATCTCAAGCGATATTAAGTTATGCTCACAACCACTTGCCTCAGTAA
- a CDS encoding LysE/ArgO family amino acid transporter: protein MSFWVLLQGFGLGASMIIPIGAQNAYVLNQGIKRNHHLTTATICSLLDTLFISLGIFGGGAILSQNELLLTSVTLGGIAFLTVYGLLSLRSAFKAPSSEESKGEILARGKRTVILGALAVTVLNPHLYLDTVVILGSIGGQFEGNDRIAFAMGTILASFVWFYSLSLGAAKLGPTLSKPNVKKGIDIAVATMMFAIAAVLTHGLIEQYW from the coding sequence ATGAGTTTTTGGGTTTTATTACAAGGTTTTGGTCTAGGGGCAAGCATGATTATCCCTATTGGCGCTCAGAATGCGTACGTCTTAAATCAAGGGATAAAGCGCAACCATCATTTAACCACTGCGACAATTTGTAGCCTGCTCGACACTCTGTTTATCTCATTGGGTATTTTTGGTGGTGGTGCGATTTTGTCGCAAAATGAATTGCTACTCACCTCAGTAACGTTAGGTGGTATCGCTTTTCTAACCGTGTATGGTTTGTTGTCGCTACGCAGTGCCTTTAAAGCGCCCTCAAGCGAGGAGTCAAAAGGAGAGATACTGGCTCGTGGTAAGCGCACCGTTATTTTGGGTGCATTGGCGGTTACCGTATTAAACCCACACCTCTATTTGGATACCGTAGTGATTCTTGGTTCGATTGGCGGGCAGTTTGAAGGTAACGACAGAATTGCTTTTGCTATGGGGACTATCTTGGCTTCGTTCGTTTGGTTTTACTCTTTGTCATTGGGCGCAGCAAAGCTAGGCCCAACGCTATCTAAACCGAATGTTAAGAAAGGCATTGATATCGCAGTAGCGACCATGATGTTCGCAATTGCTGCTGTGCTTACTCATGGACTGATTGAACAATACTGGTAA
- the serA gene encoding phosphoglycerate dehydrogenase, whose protein sequence is MAKVSLEKDKIKILLLEGLHPSSVEVLQAAGYTNIEYHKGSLPEDELLEAVKDVHFIGIRSRTNISQEVIDAAEKLVAVGCFCIGTNQVNLQAAAKRGIPVFNAPFSNTRSVAELVLGQVLLLLRGIPEKNALAHRGIWKKSADNSYEARGKRLGIIGYGHIGTQLGIIAENLGMRVYFYDIENKLSLGNATQVHTMTELLNKCDVISLHIPETKETKNMMGKEEFERMKPGSIFINAARGTVVDIPALCGALDSGHLAGAAIDVFPTEPKTNADPFESPLMQFDNVILTPHVGGSTQEAQENIGVEVAGKLAKYSDNGSTLSSVNFPEVSLPLHTGTSRLLHIHENRPGILTQINTIFAEEGINIAGQYLQTAADMGYVVIDVEANRSEEALLKLKEIEGTIRARLLH, encoded by the coding sequence ATGGCCAAAGTTTCACTGGAAAAAGACAAGATAAAAATTCTACTTCTAGAAGGTCTTCACCCTTCTTCTGTAGAAGTACTGCAAGCCGCTGGTTATACCAATATTGAGTATCATAAAGGCTCATTACCAGAAGATGAGCTTCTTGAGGCTGTTAAAGATGTTCACTTCATTGGTATTCGTTCTCGCACAAACATCTCCCAAGAAGTTATTGATGCGGCTGAAAAGCTTGTTGCTGTCGGCTGTTTCTGTATAGGTACAAACCAAGTAAACCTTCAAGCTGCGGCGAAGCGCGGTATTCCTGTATTCAATGCGCCATTTTCAAATACACGAAGTGTTGCTGAGCTAGTTCTTGGTCAGGTTCTATTGCTACTTCGTGGCATTCCAGAAAAGAACGCTCTTGCGCACCGTGGCATTTGGAAAAAGAGTGCAGACAACTCTTACGAAGCTCGTGGTAAGCGTTTAGGTATTATTGGTTACGGTCACATTGGTACTCAACTGGGTATTATTGCGGAAAATCTTGGGATGCGTGTTTACTTCTATGACATCGAGAACAAACTGTCTCTAGGTAATGCCACTCAAGTTCATACTATGACTGAATTGCTAAACAAGTGCGATGTGATCTCTTTACACATACCTGAAACTAAAGAAACTAAGAACATGATGGGGAAAGAGGAGTTCGAGCGAATGAAGCCAGGCTCTATCTTTATTAATGCGGCACGTGGCACTGTGGTTGATATCCCGGCTCTGTGTGGTGCTCTAGATTCTGGTCACCTTGCAGGTGCAGCGATCGACGTTTTTCCAACAGAACCAAAAACCAATGCAGACCCATTTGAGTCTCCGTTAATGCAGTTCGACAATGTCATCTTGACTCCTCACGTAGGTGGTTCAACACAAGAAGCACAAGAGAATATTGGTGTAGAAGTAGCAGGTAAGCTAGCGAAATACTCAGATAACGGCTCAACGCTATCAAGTGTTAACTTCCCAGAAGTATCACTGCCATTGCATACTGGAACCTCTCGTTTGCTCCATATCCACGAAAACCGTCCTGGCATTCTAACTCAGATCAACACCATCTTCGCAGAAGAAGGCATCAACATCGCAGGTCAGTACTTACAGACGGCGGCAGATATGGGTTATGTGGTTATTGATGTGGAAGCAAATCGTTCAGAAGAAGCACTGCTTAAACTGAAAGAGATCGAAGGCACAATCCGCGCTCGTCTACTTCACTAA